A stretch of Chiloscyllium punctatum isolate Juve2018m chromosome 6, sChiPun1.3, whole genome shotgun sequence DNA encodes these proteins:
- the LOC140478523 gene encoding C-C motif chemokine 17-like yields MKQVLVVLMCLGIISFVALAAPSQIWKNCCRKYSQRIPQLHRIKEYASQENDGRCKIKAVIFKVKNHWICSNPDNGQVKKLVEKLSQKERKG; encoded by the exons ATGAAGCAAGTTCTTGTGGTGCTGATGTGTCTCGGTATCATTTCCTTTGTTGCATTAGCAG CACCTAGTCAAATATGGAAGAACTGCTGCCGGAAATACTCGCAAAGAATCCCTCAACTCCACAGAATCAAGGAATATGCCTCTCAGGAAAACGATGGACGCTGCAAAATTAAAGCTGTGAT ATTCAAAGTGAAAAACCATTGGATTTGCTCAAACCCAGACAATGGTCAAGTGAAGAAACTTGTGGAAAAGCTTTCTCAAAAGGAAAGGAAGGGATGA